From Candidatus Eisenbacteria bacterium, a single genomic window includes:
- a CDS encoding KpsF/GutQ family sugar-phosphate isomerase — MSLLSDRARQILETQLRGVGKLAGLCDAPELARAVELLRGCQGRVLVTGVGKSGIVASKIAASLRSTGTPAVYLHPVEAMHGDLGLVGPADVGFFISKSGESREILDLVPTFKRLGVPILSLVARGESSLAGLSDLVLDVGTIEEAGPIQEVPTTSTTVFQVLGDILTLLILWEKGLTKEHFAFLHPGGVLGRIATLRVRDVMRTGAALPRAPGEALLMEALVEMIDKRLGMTTVVDADGKLVGILTDGDIRRILHKHRDVETLKVLQVMTAHPKTIDRDEVLASAVHRMETNPTGPITSLVVIDGEGKPEGVIHLHDCLRLGMRVSSHLA; from the coding sequence ATGAGCCTGCTCTCCGATCGTGCGCGGCAGATCCTCGAGACCCAGCTTCGCGGCGTCGGAAAGCTCGCGGGCTTGTGCGATGCGCCGGAACTGGCGCGCGCGGTCGAGCTCCTCCGCGGTTGCCAGGGGAGAGTGCTCGTGACCGGAGTGGGCAAGAGCGGAATCGTGGCCTCCAAGATCGCCGCTTCCTTAAGGAGCACCGGGACCCCGGCGGTCTATCTCCACCCGGTCGAGGCGATGCACGGCGATCTGGGTCTGGTCGGACCGGCCGATGTCGGGTTCTTCATCAGCAAGAGCGGCGAGAGCAGGGAGATCCTCGATCTGGTCCCGACCTTCAAGCGGCTCGGCGTGCCGATCCTCTCTCTCGTCGCGAGGGGAGAGTCCTCCCTCGCCGGTCTCTCTGATCTTGTCCTCGATGTCGGGACGATCGAGGAGGCGGGCCCGATCCAGGAAGTCCCGACGACGAGCACGACCGTCTTTCAGGTCCTCGGCGACATCCTCACCCTCCTGATCCTCTGGGAGAAGGGCCTCACCAAGGAACACTTCGCATTCCTGCACCCGGGCGGAGTGCTGGGGAGAATCGCGACCCTCCGGGTTCGGGACGTCATGAGGACAGGCGCCGCGCTTCCCCGGGCTCCGGGGGAGGCCCTTCTGATGGAGGCGCTGGTGGAGATGATCGACAAGCGCCTGGGGATGACGACCGTCGTCGATGCGGACGGCAAGCTGGTGGGGATTCTGACCGACGGCGACATCCGGAGGATCCTCCACAAGCATCGCGACGTCGAGACCCTGAAAGTGCTTCAGGTCATGACCGCGCATCCGAAAACCATTGATAGAGATGAGGTTCTCGCGAGCGCTGTCCACAGGATGGAAACGAATCCGACCGGTCCCATCACCTCCTTGGTCGTGATCGACGGGGAGGGAAAGCCAGAGGGGGTCATACATCTCCACGATTGTCTTCGCCTGGGAATGCGAGTGTCCTCCCACCTGGCATAG